The Coffea eugenioides isolate CCC68of unplaced genomic scaffold, Ceug_1.0 ScVebR1_1348;HRSCAF=2185, whole genome shotgun sequence genome contains the following window.
CAAAAAAGTTTTAATAAAATATATCATCGAGGGATTTTCCTTTAACATGAATCCAGTGATTCTATATAACTTATTACTACCTATTTTACACTTTATTTGTACATGGGGTCGAAGGAAATGGAATTTTTTTGATTTCACAAATGGGCGTGCTGGCTCATATATACGGATCGGTGGTAGATTCCCACTATCTGTAGAAAGACCTCCGGTGGGAATCTACCCTATGGTCATGTTCTATTCGgaggaataaaataaaaattgtcTCTCGGAGAGATGGCTGAGTGGTTGATAGCCCCGGTCTTGAAAACCGGTATAGTTTTGAACAAAGAACTATCGAGGGTTCGAAtccctctctctccttttttgcTCATTGAATAGATTTGTTTCTTTATTGGTTTTCTCGGACTGGTATCATAAATCAAAAAGAAGGGGGAATGGCTCGGCTATCCCACCGAGCCAAAAATAGATTATATAAatgagttgaaaaaaaaaagaatccttttttttattttaagtatgaCCTGATCCCAAGATGGATAAAGGAACAAAAAGGATTCCTATTTAAAGCATTAGATCTCCTCTATTATCTCAATTAAGCGGGGTCATTGAAAGGACAGGTTCAAAATCACGATCAATTCCCTTTTCAAATCCTGCTGCAGCTGCACGAGCCCTTCCCGCATGCCATAAATGACCCACGAAGAAGAAGAATCCTAGAACAAAATGAGAGGTAGCTAACCAACTTCTAGGAGAGACATAATTGACTGCATTGATCTCGGTAGCTACGCCACCCACGGAATTTAAAGAACCTAAAGGGGCATGAGTCATATATTCTGCGGAACGCCGTTCTTGCCAAGGTTGTATGTCTTTTTTCAACCTACTCAAGTCCAACCCATTTGGACCTCTTAAAGGTTCTAACCAGGGAGCGCGCAGGTCCCAAAAACGCATGGTTTCTCCTCCAAAAATGACTTCTCCGGTTGGCGAACGCATTAGATATTTACCTAAACCAGTAGGCCCTTGGGCGGATCCCACATTAGCCCCAAGACGTTGGTCTCTAACTAAAAAAGTAAATGCTTGGGCTTGAGAAGCTTCTGGCCCAGTAGGTCCGTAAAACTCACTAGGATAGACGGTATTATTGAACCAGACAAAACAACAAGCAGTGAAACCAAAGATGGATAAAGCCCCTAAACTATAAGATAAGTAAGCCTCTCCAGACCATACAAGTGCGCGCCGAGCCCACGCGAAGGGTTTGGTTAAGATATGCCAGATTCCACCAAGTATACAAATCGAACCTAACCATACATGTCCGCCGATTATATCTTCTAAATCGTCCACACTAACAATCCAACCCTCCCCTCCAAAAGGGGATTTTagtaaataaccaaaaatgataCCTGGGCTAAGGGTCAAATTGGTAATTTTTCTTACATCTCCCCCTCCCGGAGCCCAGGTATCATACACGCCCCCAAAATATAGAGCCTTGAATACTAGAAGAAAAGCACCTATACCTAACAAGATTAAGTGAATACCTAAAATTGTGGTCATTTTATTTCTATCTTTCCATACATAACCGAAGAATGGAAAAGATTCTTCAAGCGTCTCAGGACCCAGAAGTGCGTGGTAAATACCTCCAAAGCCCAAAACCGCAGAGGAAATTAAATGAAGTACTCCAGATACAAAGTATGGAAAGGTGTCTATAACTTCCCCCCCAGGGCCTACCCCCCAACCTAGAGTAGCTAGGTGGGGAAGTAAGATTAACCCTTGTTCATACATAGGCTTCTCTGGTACGAAATGAGCCACTTCAAATAGGTTCATTGCTCCGGCCCAGAATACGATTAACCCAGCATGGGCTACATGAGCTCCTAGTAGTTTACCGGATAAATTGATAAGTCGGGCATTTCCCGCCCACCAAGCGAAACCGGTGGTTTCTTGGTCACGACCAGCTAAAGCTAAAGTTCCATTAAAGAGCGTTTCCACGTGGTAGAACCTCCTCAGGGAATATAAGGTTTTCATGAGGCTGATCTTGAGCTGCCATCCAAGCACGAATACCTTCATTTAAGAGAATATTtttggtgtagaaagtttcaaaTTCCGGATCTTCCGCTGCGCGAATTTCCTGAGAAACGAAATCATAGGCACGTAGATTCAGGGCCAAACCGACTACTCCAAGAGCACTCATCCATAAACCGGTTACTGGTACAAATAACATAAAGAAATGTAACCAACGTTTATTGGAAAAAGCAACCCCAAAGATTTGGGACCAAAAGCGGTTAGCGGTGACCATTGAATAAGTTTCTTCGGCTTGCGTTGGGTTAAAAGCACGGAATGTATTTGCACCATCACCATCTTCAAATAAAGTATTTTCTACAGTAGCACCATGAATAGCGCATAGCAAAGCAGCGCCCAATACACCGGCAACTCCC
Protein-coding sequences here:
- the LOC113755246 gene encoding LOW QUALITY PROTEIN: uncharacterized protein LOC113755246 (The sequence of the model RefSeq protein was modified relative to this genomic sequence to represent the inferred CDS: deleted 1 base in 1 codon), with protein sequence MTIALGKFTKDENDLFDIMDDWLRRDRFVFVGWSGLLLFPCAYFALGGWFTGTTFVTSWYTHGLASSYLEGCNFLTAAVSTPANSLAHSLLLLWGPEAQGDFTRWCQLGGLWTFVALHGAFGLIGFMLRQFELARSVQLRPYNAIAFSAPIAVFVSVFLIYPLGQSGWFFAPSFGVAAIFRFILFFQGFHNWTLNPFHMMGVAGVLGAALLCAIHGATVENTLFEDGDGANTFRAFNPTQAEETYSMVTANRFWSQIFGVAFSNKRWLHFFMLFVPVTGLWMSALGVVGLALNLRAYDFVSQEIRAAEDPEFETFYTKNILLNEGIRAWMAAQDQPHENLIFPEEVLPRGNLFNGTLALAGRDQETTGFAWWAGNARLINLSGKLLGAHVAHAGLIVFWAGAMNLFEVAHFVPEKPMYEQGLILLPHLATLGWGVGPGGEVIDTFPYFVSGVLHLISSAVLGFGGIYHALLGPETLEESFPFFGYVWKDRNKMTTILGIHLILLGIGAFLLVFKALYFGGVYDTWAPGGGDVRKITNLTLSPGIIFGYLLKSPFGGEGWIVSVDDLEDIIGGHVWLGSICILGGIWHILTKPFAWARRALVWSGEAYLSYSLGALSIFGFTACCFVWFNNTVYPSEFYGPTGPEASQAQAFTFLVRDQRLGANVGSAQGPTGLGKYLMRSPTGEVIFGGETMRFWDLRAPWLEPLRGPNGLDLSRLKKDIQPWQERRSAEYMTHAPLGSLNSVGGVATEINAVNYVSPRSWLATSHFVLGFFFFVGHLWHAGRARAAAAGFEKGIDRDFEPVLSMTPLN